One window of Jannaschia sp. CCS1 genomic DNA carries:
- a CDS encoding haloacid dehalogenase type II, with protein sequence MTKMTTCVFDAYGTLFDVAAAARELAERPGREAFAEVWQQVANDWRLKQLQYSWLRAVARDHCDFWSVTGDGLDWALERAGLADMELREELMGLYFTLSAYPEVPEMLGRLKAAGLQTGILSNGSPDMLRGAVESAGLSDLLDAVLSVEDVGVFKPDMRVYDMIGQRFGCAPGDVLFVSANGWDAAFGAAYGFDTLWVNRGGEPMDRLTGKPGREARDLTGVAALVGA encoded by the coding sequence GTGTTTGATGCTTATGGCACGCTCTTTGATGTCGCCGCGGCGGCCCGCGAATTGGCGGAGCGGCCCGGGCGGGAGGCGTTTGCGGAGGTCTGGCAGCAGGTGGCGAATGACTGGCGACTGAAGCAGTTGCAGTATTCGTGGCTGCGGGCCGTGGCGCGGGACCATTGCGATTTCTGGAGTGTCACCGGTGATGGCTTGGATTGGGCGCTGGAGAGGGCGGGGCTGGCGGATATGGAACTGCGCGAAGAGTTGATGGGGCTGTATTTCACTCTGTCCGCCTATCCGGAGGTGCCGGAGATGTTGGGCCGCCTCAAGGCTGCGGGGCTGCAGACGGGGATCTTGTCCAACGGCTCGCCAGATATGCTGCGCGGTGCGGTGGAAAGCGCGGGCCTGAGCGACCTGCTGGATGCCGTGTTGAGTGTGGAGGATGTGGGCGTCTTCAAGCCCGACATGCGGGTCTACGACATGATCGGGCAGCGGTTCGGCTGCGCGCCGGGCGACGTTCTGTTCGTGTCGGCCAATGGCTGGGACGCGGCGTTCGGGGCGGCCTATGGGTTCGACACGCTCTGGGTGAACCGGGGCGGGGAGCCGATGGATCGGCTGACGGGCAAACCGGGGCGCGAGGCGCGCGATCTGACCGGCGTGGCCGCGCTTGTGGGGGCGTGA
- a CDS encoding alpha/beta fold hydrolase → MAFVTAADGVRLAYDDQGEGVALLCLPGLTRNVDDFEPVLDHYRDRARVIRMDFRGRGASDHADFSTYTPMQEAQDVVALLNHLGMSKVCVLGTSRGGLVALMLAVMARDRLAGVIFNDIGPEIMAEGLSVIMDYIGQPPAYATLAEAAAAMPQVYKGVFRNVPAATWEDFARRVWREEGGRLHLRYDPTLREAVAPAFAPDFEAPDLWPLFDALDGVPLGLIRGAQSNILSAGTAAEMRRRRPDMAFVELADRGHVPFLDEPGARAVIETVLERVA, encoded by the coding sequence ATGGCATTTGTGACGGCAGCTGATGGCGTGCGGTTGGCCTATGACGATCAGGGGGAGGGCGTGGCGCTGCTGTGCCTGCCCGGTCTGACGCGCAACGTGGATGACTTCGAGCCGGTGCTGGACCACTACCGGGATCGCGCGCGGGTGATCCGGATGGATTTTCGCGGGCGCGGGGCCTCGGACCACGCGGATTTCTCCACTTATACCCCGATGCAGGAGGCCCAGGATGTGGTGGCGCTGCTGAATCATCTCGGGATGTCAAAGGTTTGCGTCTTGGGCACGTCGCGCGGGGGGCTGGTGGCGTTGATGCTGGCGGTGATGGCGCGTGACCGGCTGGCGGGCGTGATCTTCAACGATATCGGGCCGGAAATCATGGCCGAGGGGCTGTCTGTCATTATGGATTACATCGGCCAGCCGCCTGCCTATGCGACTTTGGCGGAGGCGGCGGCGGCGATGCCACAGGTCTACAAGGGTGTGTTCCGCAATGTACCGGCCGCGACGTGGGAAGACTTCGCGCGGCGGGTGTGGCGCGAGGAGGGGGGGCGGCTCCATCTGCGCTATGATCCGACGTTGCGCGAGGCCGTGGCCCCGGCCTTTGCGCCGGATTTTGAGGCCCCCGATCTGTGGCCCTTGTTCGATGCCCTGGACGGCGTCCCCCTGGGGCTGATCCGGGGGGCGCAGTCCAACATCCTCAGCGCCGGGACCGCCGCAGAGATGCGCCGCCGCAGGCCGGATATGGCGTTCGTGGAACTGGCGGACCGGGGCCATGTGCCGTTTCTGGATGAGCCGGGCGCGCG